The Sulfurovum riftiae genome includes the window GGCATCAGTAACATTCGTTGGATTGATCGTAATCGCCGCGCGAGACTGGCGCCAATCCAAACAGGAGGGCGCTGTGATGAATATGCAGAAGATCGTTTCGCACAGGCTTCATCTACCCGAAGCCGCTCGGATTGCCGGACCTGCGTTGCTGAAGCAG containing:
- a CDS encoding DUF1127 domain-containing protein, with protein sequence ASVTFVGLIVIAARDWRQSKQEGAVMNMQKIVSHRLHLPEAARIAGPALLKQGWLKLRRWHELARQRRQLASLSDEMLKDIGRSRADIEWEASRPFWDEPR